One stretch of Cytophagales bacterium DNA includes these proteins:
- a CDS encoding Txe/YoeB family addiction module toxin has translation MYEIVLSKQAVKDAKKITSSGLRPKVEKLLKIIEKNPFESPPFYEKLKGNLEGFFSRQINIQHRLVYEVFEEEKIVRILRMWTHYE, from the coding sequence ATGTATGAAATTGTATTATCCAAACAAGCAGTAAAAGATGCAAAAAAAATTACTAGTTCAGGCTTGAGACCTAAAGTAGAGAAACTTTTAAAGATAATTGAGAAAAATCCATTTGAGTCTCCACCATTTTACGAAAAATTGAAAGGTAATTTGGAAGGTTTTTTCTCCAGGCAAATTAATATTCAACATCGTCTTGTATATGAAGTGTTTGAAGAAGAAAAAATTGTTCGCATACTTCGAATGTGGACACATTATGAATAA